From the Accumulibacter sp. genome, one window contains:
- a CDS encoding COX15/CtaA family protein yields the protein MNTVARRHVAIWLLVCSATVFAILVVGGVTRLTHSGLSIVEWQPIIGVVPPLDQMEWEATFEKYKQTPEYRQVNHRMTLDEFKGIFFWEYVHRVLGRLVGVVFFVPFLYFWLRGKLEPALVPRLLGIFVLGGLQGAMGWYMVKSGLVDDPRVSHYRLTAHLSLAFLIFIAMFWVALDLLSPRRGTTHDAVVRSLQRVGFWLTLLVGYMVVSGGFVAGIRAGRAYNTFPLMNGHVLPPESFIIDPWYLNFFNNMALVQFDHRLGAWLLAFLVPWFWWKIRLAEVSNTARLAVTLLLLAVFAQIILGIATLLLMVPVALGAAHQGGAMVVLALLLWLNHELRVPQYAAAR from the coding sequence ATGAATACAGTCGCTCGTCGACACGTCGCGATCTGGCTGCTGGTCTGCAGCGCCACGGTCTTTGCCATTCTGGTGGTCGGTGGCGTCACCCGGCTGACTCATTCCGGCCTGTCGATCGTCGAGTGGCAACCGATCATCGGTGTCGTTCCGCCTCTCGACCAGATGGAGTGGGAGGCGACTTTCGAGAAGTACAAGCAGACGCCGGAATACCGGCAGGTGAACCATCGGATGACGCTCGACGAGTTCAAGGGCATCTTCTTCTGGGAGTATGTGCACCGGGTGCTGGGACGACTGGTGGGCGTCGTCTTCTTCGTGCCTTTCCTCTACTTCTGGCTGCGCGGCAAGCTCGAGCCGGCGCTGGTGCCGAGGCTGCTCGGCATCTTCGTGTTGGGCGGATTGCAGGGCGCGATGGGCTGGTACATGGTGAAGAGCGGCCTGGTCGACGATCCGCGGGTCAGCCACTACCGACTGACCGCCCACCTGTCGCTCGCCTTCCTGATCTTCATCGCCATGTTCTGGGTCGCGCTGGATCTCCTTTCCCCGCGTCGTGGGACGACGCACGATGCGGTCGTGCGGAGTCTGCAGCGGGTCGGCTTCTGGCTGACGCTCCTCGTCGGTTACATGGTGGTCAGCGGTGGTTTCGTCGCCGGCATTCGCGCCGGCAGGGCGTACAACACCTTCCCGCTGATGAACGGGCACGTGTTGCCACCGGAGAGCTTCATCATCGACCCCTGGTATCTCAACTTCTTCAACAACATGGCACTGGTGCAGTTCGACCATCGCCTGGGGGCGTGGCTGCTGGCGTTTCTCGTCCCGTGGTTCTGGTGGAAGATTCGCCTGGCGGAGGTGTCGAACACCGCCCGTCTCGCCGTGACGCTGTTGCTGCTGGCGGTGTTCGCGCAGATCATCCTCGGCATTGCCACACTGTTGCTGATGGTGCCGGTGGCGCTGGGGGCGGCGCATCAGGGCGGGGCGATGGTCGTCCTCGCCCTGCTGCTCTGGCTCAACCACGAATTGCGCGTGCCGCAGTACGCTGCCGCCCGGTGA
- a CDS encoding cytochrome c oxidase subunit II, whose translation MSAILPPSERLWWKQPIDKVEWAWIAIAFVWGMVMFAMMIYWHIYGKQNLSNEAYKTTPEMFAAKAEKFIAENTIRTEKGLNGEDIPVAKVPAGGAGYLIARLWAWYPILELEKGQTYKIHLSSLDYNHGFSLQPVNINIQVIPGYEHVVKMTPTKEGTYAIVCNEYCGIGHHSMLGRIYVK comes from the coding sequence ATGAGTGCAATTCTGCCGCCGTCCGAGCGGCTCTGGTGGAAACAGCCCATCGACAAGGTCGAGTGGGCGTGGATCGCGATCGCCTTCGTGTGGGGCATGGTGATGTTCGCGATGATGATTTACTGGCACATTTACGGCAAGCAGAACCTGTCCAATGAAGCCTACAAGACCACTCCCGAGATGTTCGCGGCCAAGGCCGAGAAGTTCATCGCCGAAAATACCATCCGCACCGAAAAAGGCCTGAACGGGGAGGACATCCCGGTCGCCAAGGTTCCCGCCGGTGGCGCGGGTTACCTGATCGCCAGGCTGTGGGCGTGGTATCCGATTCTCGAGCTCGAGAAGGGTCAGACCTACAAGATCCACCTCTCGTCGCTCGACTACAACCATGGCTTCTCGCTGCAACCGGTCAACATCAACATCCAGGTGATCCCCGGCTACGAGCACGTCGTCAAGATGACCCCGACCAAGGAAGGCACCTACGCCATCGTCTGCAACGAATACTGCGGCATCGGCCATCACTCGATGCTCGGTCGCATCTACGTCAAATAA
- the argC gene encoding N-acetyl-gamma-glutamyl-phosphate reductase → MIRVGIVGGTGYTGVELLRLLARHPEVQITSITSRGDAGTDVAQMFPNLRGRLRLRFEDPARANLQSCDIVFFATPNGVAMEQAPALLDAGVRIIDLAADYRIRDVADWSRWYGMQHASPDWVDKAVYGLPEMNRAAIRNARLVANPGCYPTAVQLGFMPLLERGLVDPDHLVADAKSGVSGAGRKAEVATLFAEASDNFKAYAVPGHRHLPEIRQGLSAMAGRPVGLTFVPHLTPMIRGIHATLYARIRAEADFQAVFAERYRDEPFVDVLPAGSHPDTRSVRAANTCRLAVHRPQDGEVLVVLAVIDNLVKGAAGQAIQNLNVMFGLPETVGLQQIAVLP, encoded by the coding sequence ATGATCAGAGTCGGTATCGTCGGCGGAACCGGTTACACCGGCGTCGAGCTCCTGCGCCTGCTGGCGCGACACCCGGAAGTCCAGATCACCAGCATCACCTCGCGCGGTGACGCCGGTACCGATGTCGCGCAGATGTTTCCCAACCTCCGCGGGCGATTGCGGCTTCGCTTCGAGGACCCGGCGAGGGCCAACCTCCAGAGTTGCGACATCGTCTTCTTCGCAACCCCGAACGGTGTGGCGATGGAGCAGGCACCGGCGCTGCTCGATGCCGGCGTGCGGATCATCGACCTCGCGGCTGACTATCGCATCCGTGACGTCGCCGACTGGAGCCGCTGGTACGGGATGCAACATGCGAGCCCGGACTGGGTCGACAAGGCCGTCTACGGACTGCCGGAAATGAACCGCGCGGCCATCCGCAATGCACGCCTGGTGGCCAACCCCGGCTGCTATCCGACCGCCGTCCAGCTCGGCTTCATGCCGCTCCTCGAACGCGGGCTGGTCGACCCCGACCACCTCGTCGCGGACGCCAAGTCCGGAGTTTCCGGCGCTGGCCGCAAGGCCGAGGTGGCAACCCTTTTCGCCGAAGCGTCGGACAATTTCAAGGCCTACGCCGTACCCGGACACCGGCACCTGCCAGAGATCCGACAGGGCCTGTCGGCAATGGCGGGCAGGCCCGTCGGACTGACCTTCGTCCCGCACCTGACGCCGATGATCCGCGGCATCCATGCCACGCTCTACGCCCGCATCCGGGCCGAAGCCGACTTCCAGGCGGTGTTCGCCGAGCGCTACCGCGACGAGCCTTTCGTCGATGTCCTGCCAGCGGGATCACACCCCGACACCCGCTCGGTGCGAGCCGCCAACACCTGCCGGCTCGCCGTGCACCGCCCGCAGGATGGTGAAGTCCTCGTCGTCCTTGCCGTCATCGACAACCTCGTCAAGGGTGCCGCGGGACAGGCGATACAGAACCTGAACGTCATGTTCGGCCTACCGGAGACCGTCGGCCTGCAGCAGATCGCCGTGCTCCCCTGA
- the rplM gene encoding 50S ribosomal protein L13, with translation MKTFSAKPHEVTREWLLVDATDKVLGRLATEIARRLRGKHKPEFTPHVDTGDYIVVTNVEKLRVTGNKAEDKMYYRHSGYPGGLYESNFRKMQQRFPERILQQAVKGMLPKGPLGYAMLKKLKCYAGATHPHAAQQPKVVEL, from the coding sequence ATGAAGACTTTCTCCGCCAAGCCGCATGAAGTCACGCGCGAATGGCTCTTGGTTGACGCCACCGACAAGGTGCTCGGTCGCCTGGCCACCGAGATCGCGCGCCGCCTGCGCGGCAAGCACAAGCCCGAATTCACTCCGCACGTCGACACCGGCGACTACATCGTCGTCACCAACGTCGAGAAGTTGCGCGTCACCGGCAACAAGGCGGAAGACAAGATGTACTACCGGCACTCGGGCTACCCGGGAGGCCTTTACGAAAGCAACTTCAGGAAGATGCAGCAACGCTTCCCGGAGCGAATCCTGCAGCAGGCCGTGAAGGGCATGCTGCCGAAGGGTCCGCTCGGTTATGCAATGCTCAAGAAGTTGAAGTGCTACGCAGGCGCAACACACCCGCACGCTGCTCAGCAGCCAAAGGTCGTCGAACTCTAA
- a CDS encoding cytochrome c gives MKAALLAAVAAIVIVGGGIGLSQQRNLGSANAQVSPAPAVAGSTPTPPETAAVDQDAPYREACAREGLNESECVGRLIWFKATAGNDRFHTYTFQQRIGVLVDWFRVLRADQRDDRFWAWGIINDPACCRPGEADCPAKSLDETYGFDWCPGDDVLLRYVGKSGYVDPACGLKDAALDAEDPHSQGGKLDQRHSACDLKFGTSTGALGIRKFPNPRFDAARWQQLNGSLADWSGYSRPLAAKTGIESDQRVSKLADASIEPPFLIGTSCGSCHIAFDPLNPPADPAKPKWENIKGLVGNQYTRMSELLGSGMPISSLEYQMFAHARPGVTDTSAISHDQVNNPGTINALVNVAQRPVFPGEVISKWRKAASCGAEKDEDKCWCEPGREGKCWLKSTREDDTTPVNLGGQRVVLPGVHHILKGGEDSIGALEAIQRVYFNIGSCSEQCWVNHFSDMRQVDPAQRGFAQTPFNIGQCRRDCPEFRAIEDRLQNLLDFFASAESDQTDLEVARARARKAANPAAVYSRTDFIAELEKEFGKGAISRGQLVFADNCARCHSSIPESVAGPFRNRDFAAANEAHPRKVRADFLGNDRPVAVTEVGTFRCRALHSNHKAGHLYMEYGSETLRRQPLVADIPERDELKDGGRGFYRNISLVNVWASAPFMHNNAIGPEICGKPANKANDFHRARYVDADGKLLPEQPDCLRYDPSVEGRFALYRRSMHELLNPQERGRKRTLTNADLLIDVGVRPLDGKSEKPLLGFGQVKIPAGTSAGFLNGLTHKQLVGDLFLAKRDPARLEAAGKKQLVPTLQAMADDIVKNPARFVDILREQRDFISANYQTCTQEIENEGHRFGEDLSPADKMALTAFLATL, from the coding sequence ATGAAAGCTGCTTTGCTGGCTGCCGTTGCGGCCATCGTCATCGTCGGCGGGGGCATTGGCCTGTCGCAACAGCGAAACCTGGGCAGCGCGAATGCGCAGGTTTCACCGGCCCCGGCAGTTGCAGGGTCGACGCCGACCCCTCCCGAGACCGCGGCAGTCGATCAGGATGCACCCTACCGCGAGGCCTGCGCCCGCGAGGGGCTCAACGAGTCTGAGTGCGTCGGACGGCTGATCTGGTTCAAGGCGACGGCGGGCAACGACCGCTTCCACACCTACACCTTCCAGCAGCGGATCGGCGTCCTTGTCGACTGGTTCCGCGTCCTCCGTGCCGACCAGCGCGACGATCGTTTCTGGGCGTGGGGAATCATCAACGACCCCGCCTGCTGCCGGCCGGGCGAAGCCGACTGCCCGGCGAAGTCGCTCGACGAGACCTACGGCTTCGACTGGTGCCCGGGGGATGACGTGCTGCTCAGGTACGTCGGCAAGAGTGGCTACGTCGACCCGGCCTGCGGCCTCAAGGACGCGGCGCTCGACGCCGAAGATCCGCACAGCCAGGGTGGCAAGCTCGACCAGCGGCATTCGGCCTGCGATCTGAAGTTCGGTACCTCGACCGGCGCCCTGGGAATTCGCAAGTTCCCCAATCCGCGCTTCGACGCCGCGCGCTGGCAGCAGCTCAACGGCAGCCTCGCCGACTGGAGCGGCTATTCGCGGCCGCTGGCGGCGAAGACCGGCATCGAATCGGACCAGCGGGTTAGCAAGCTGGCCGACGCGTCGATCGAACCACCGTTCCTGATCGGCACCTCGTGTGGCTCGTGCCACATCGCCTTCGATCCGCTCAACCCGCCCGCCGATCCGGCGAAGCCGAAATGGGAGAACATCAAGGGGCTGGTCGGCAACCAGTACACGCGCATGTCGGAACTGCTCGGCTCGGGGATGCCGATCAGCAGCCTCGAATACCAGATGTTCGCGCATGCCCGCCCGGGGGTGACCGATACCTCGGCGATCTCGCACGACCAGGTCAACAACCCGGGGACGATCAATGCGCTCGTCAATGTCGCCCAGCGGCCGGTATTTCCCGGCGAGGTGATCAGCAAGTGGCGCAAGGCCGCCTCCTGCGGCGCCGAGAAGGACGAGGACAAGTGCTGGTGCGAGCCGGGTCGCGAGGGCAAGTGCTGGCTGAAGAGCACGCGTGAAGACGACACGACGCCGGTCAATCTCGGCGGCCAGAGAGTCGTGCTGCCGGGCGTACACCACATCCTGAAGGGCGGCGAGGACTCGATCGGCGCCCTGGAAGCGATCCAGCGTGTCTACTTCAACATTGGCTCGTGTTCCGAGCAGTGCTGGGTCAACCACTTCTCCGACATGCGCCAGGTCGACCCGGCGCAGCGCGGTTTCGCCCAGACGCCGTTCAACATCGGCCAGTGCCGGCGCGACTGCCCCGAATTCAGGGCGATCGAGGATCGCCTGCAAAACCTGCTCGATTTCTTCGCTTCGGCCGAGTCCGACCAGACCGATCTCGAGGTGGCGCGAGCACGCGCGCGCAAGGCGGCCAACCCCGCTGCCGTCTACTCGCGCACCGATTTCATCGCCGAGCTCGAGAAGGAGTTCGGCAAGGGTGCGATCAGTCGTGGCCAGCTCGTCTTTGCCGACAACTGCGCCCGTTGCCACTCGAGCATCCCCGAAAGCGTCGCTGGCCCGTTCCGCAACCGCGACTTCGCCGCGGCCAACGAAGCGCATCCACGCAAGGTCCGTGCCGACTTTCTCGGCAACGATCGGCCGGTTGCGGTGACCGAGGTCGGCACTTTCCGCTGCCGGGCGCTGCACTCGAATCACAAGGCGGGCCACCTGTACATGGAGTATGGCTCCGAGACGCTGCGCCGGCAGCCCCTGGTTGCCGACATCCCCGAGCGCGACGAGCTGAAGGATGGCGGCCGCGGCTTCTATCGCAACATCTCGCTCGTGAATGTCTGGGCGAGCGCGCCGTTCATGCACAACAACGCGATCGGTCCCGAGATCTGCGGCAAGCCGGCGAACAAGGCGAACGACTTCCATCGCGCGCGCTACGTCGACGCGGACGGCAAACTGCTGCCCGAGCAGCCGGACTGCCTGCGCTATGACCCGAGCGTCGAGGGGCGCTTCGCGCTCTACCGGCGCTCGATGCACGAACTCCTGAATCCACAGGAGCGTGGCCGCAAGCGGACGCTGACCAACGCCGACCTGCTCATCGACGTCGGCGTGCGGCCGCTCGACGGCAAGAGCGAGAAACCCCTGCTCGGTTTCGGGCAGGTGAAGATCCCTGCCGGCACCAGCGCCGGCTTCCTCAACGGGCTGACGCACAAGCAACTGGTCGGCGATCTCTTCCTCGCCAAGCGTGATCCGGCCAGGCTCGAGGCCGCCGGCAAGAAGCAGCTCGTGCCCACGCTGCAGGCGATGGCGGACGACATCGTCAAGAACCCGGCGCGCTTCGTCGACATCCTGCGCGAGCAGCGTGATTTCATCAGCGCCAACTACCAGACCTGCACGCAGGAAATCGAGAACGAAGGGCATCGCTTCGGCGAGGATCTCTCGCCGGCCGACAAGATGGCGCTCACCGCCTTCCTCGCCACGCTCTAG
- a CDS encoding COX15/CtaA family protein, translating into MNLSQGLRLRRIRSLARLLTALSLLVVLVSAYLRLEGAGLGCADWPACYARLLALPPAASDYGIARLLHRAVASLSLLLACALAWQCWRRPALRPVAFPATLLLLLMLALSALGIWSSDPRLTLVNLLNLLGGLGLVSFSWRVALASEPPAMTLQPHAAPTVLLRLGAACLTLTVILGALIGATYMASACTTFPDCQGRWWPVAAGWPALPTLAVLQAAPQPADPAGVNLHLLHRYAAVATLLLLGAAGLRALANPERRLAAGLLLFLLVTTVVIGILTVLSGFSLWLAVAHGACAAALLATLATLLQRG; encoded by the coding sequence GTGAACCTCAGTCAGGGCCTTCGTCTGCGGCGAATCCGTTCGCTTGCGCGCCTGTTGACCGCGTTGTCCCTGCTGGTCGTTCTCGTCAGTGCCTACCTGCGGCTGGAAGGTGCCGGTCTTGGTTGCGCCGACTGGCCCGCCTGTTACGCACGGTTGCTGGCCCTGCCGCCGGCGGCAAGCGACTACGGAATCGCACGGCTGCTGCACCGCGCGGTTGCTTCACTGTCGCTGCTGCTCGCCTGTGCTCTTGCCTGGCAGTGCTGGCGGCGACCGGCTCTGCGCCCGGTGGCCTTTCCGGCAACCCTGCTGCTCTTGCTGATGCTGGCACTGTCGGCACTCGGGATCTGGAGTTCGGATCCGCGGTTGACGCTGGTGAACCTGCTGAACCTTCTCGGCGGTCTTGGCCTGGTCAGCTTCTCCTGGCGGGTGGCCCTGGCCAGCGAGCCGCCGGCGATGACGTTGCAGCCGCACGCGGCGCCCACCGTTCTACTGCGTCTGGGGGCAGCCTGCCTGACGCTGACGGTCATCCTCGGGGCTCTGATCGGCGCCACTTACATGGCGTCAGCGTGTACCACCTTCCCTGATTGTCAAGGCAGGTGGTGGCCCGTGGCGGCTGGCTGGCCGGCGCTGCCGACGCTTGCCGTGCTGCAGGCGGCGCCCCAGCCCGCTGATCCGGCGGGTGTCAACCTGCACCTGCTGCACCGGTATGCGGCCGTGGCGACCCTCTTGCTGCTGGGTGCGGCGGGACTGCGGGCGCTGGCCAACCCCGAGCGGCGGCTGGCGGCAGGGCTGCTCCTGTTCCTGCTCGTGACGACCGTCGTGATCGGCATCCTCACGGTGCTTTCCGGCTTCAGCCTTTGGCTGGCGGTCGCGCACGGGGCGTGTGCCGCGGCACTGCTGGCGACACTCGCCACGCTGCTGCAGCGGGGCTGA
- the rpsI gene encoding 30S ribosomal protein S9, with protein MADNYFYGTGRRKSAVARVFMKRGSGKFVVNGKPVDDFFSRVTGRMIVRQPLHLIAQANDFDILVNVSGGGESGQAGAVRHGITRALIAYDVALKPALSKAGFVARDAREVERKKVGFHKARRRKQFSKR; from the coding sequence ATGGCAGACAACTATTTTTATGGCACCGGGCGGCGGAAGAGCGCGGTCGCGCGCGTCTTCATGAAGCGCGGGAGCGGCAAGTTCGTGGTCAACGGCAAGCCGGTGGACGATTTCTTCTCGCGTGTCACCGGGCGCATGATCGTCCGCCAGCCGCTGCACCTGATCGCGCAGGCCAACGATTTCGACATTCTGGTCAATGTCTCGGGAGGCGGCGAATCGGGTCAGGCGGGAGCCGTGCGGCACGGCATCACGCGCGCGCTGATCGCCTACGACGTCGCGCTGAAGCCCGCGCTTTCGAAGGCGGGCTTCGTCGCTCGCGACGCGCGTGAAGTCGAGCGCAAGAAGGTCGGCTTCCACAAGGCGCGTCGCCGCAAGCAGTTCTCGAAGCGCTGA
- the erpA gene encoding iron-sulfur cluster insertion protein ErpA, giving the protein MNVATEMPMPFVFTDSAAGKVKELIEEEGNPDLKLRVFVTGGGCSGFQYGFTFDEVANDDDTALQKNGVTLLVDPMSYQYLVGAEIDYTEGLEGSQFVIKNPNASSTCGCGSSFSV; this is encoded by the coding sequence ATGAATGTAGCGACAGAAATGCCCATGCCTTTCGTGTTTACCGACAGCGCAGCCGGCAAGGTCAAGGAACTGATCGAGGAAGAGGGCAACCCGGATCTCAAGTTGCGCGTCTTCGTCACCGGCGGCGGCTGCTCCGGCTTCCAGTACGGCTTCACCTTCGACGAGGTGGCGAACGACGACGACACCGCACTGCAGAAGAACGGCGTCACCCTGCTGGTCGACCCGATGAGCTACCAGTACCTGGTCGGCGCCGAGATCGACTACACCGAGGGGCTCGAGGGCTCGCAGTTCGTGATCAAGAACCCGAACGCTTCCTCCACCTGCGGCTGCGGCTCGTCGTTCTCCGTCTAG
- a CDS encoding cytochrome c, with translation MNDSQTPPVDNPWKRRFIILLLVTVIIPAFVALWLLRRFGEDVPVDHESAVEHFKYGSTGGEHEMGFPYWIWRALPEVCPQYLPGRGYQSLGMVFEKNADGSERDVPVGTSRRRYQGIDRVFVNCAVCHTSTVRVAADQPAQIILGMPAATFNMKAFEEFFFRCAADPKFSKEYILPEIERQGGQLDLLDRMLVYPLAIAIMRDRVLALAGRFDWVFRQHEWGPGRVDTFNSAKVIFNFPMAHLDPREFDAPADFPSIWQQRQRKEPREMQLHWDGNNTTVEERNKSAAFGTGTTPPTIDLARIRRVEDWLLDARPPAFDRFFAIDRQLAARGAPLYKQYCAACHGASGSDFSGEYVGRVVPLAEIGTDRRRLDSYTYTLAVNQATLYAGYPWRFTHFQKTHGYANMPLDGLWLRAPYLHNGSVPSLRDLLEPAAQRPPVFHRGNDVYDPVRVGFVSDQSQVDGRPLFRFDTRLPGNANSGHEGRAYGTELPAADKAALVEFLKTF, from the coding sequence ATGAACGACAGCCAGACCCCGCCGGTGGACAACCCCTGGAAGAGGCGCTTCATCATCCTCTTACTCGTCACCGTGATCATCCCGGCGTTCGTCGCCCTGTGGCTGCTGCGCCGCTTCGGCGAGGACGTGCCGGTGGACCACGAAAGCGCCGTCGAGCATTTCAAGTACGGCTCGACCGGCGGCGAGCACGAGATGGGCTTTCCCTACTGGATCTGGCGCGCGCTGCCCGAGGTGTGTCCGCAGTACCTGCCGGGCCGCGGCTACCAGTCGCTCGGCATGGTCTTCGAGAAGAATGCCGACGGCAGCGAGCGCGACGTCCCGGTCGGCACTTCGCGCCGCCGCTACCAGGGAATCGACCGCGTCTTCGTCAACTGCGCCGTCTGCCACACGAGCACCGTGCGCGTTGCCGCCGACCAGCCGGCGCAGATCATTCTCGGCATGCCGGCGGCGACGTTCAACATGAAGGCTTTCGAGGAATTCTTCTTCCGCTGCGCGGCCGATCCGAAGTTTTCCAAGGAGTACATCCTGCCCGAGATCGAGCGCCAAGGTGGCCAACTCGACCTGCTCGACCGCATGCTCGTTTACCCGCTGGCGATCGCCATCATGCGCGACCGGGTGCTCGCGCTCGCCGGCCGTTTCGACTGGGTCTTCAGGCAGCACGAGTGGGGGCCGGGGCGCGTCGATACCTTCAACTCGGCCAAGGTCATCTTCAACTTCCCGATGGCGCACCTCGACCCGCGCGAGTTCGATGCGCCGGCCGACTTCCCGTCGATCTGGCAGCAGCGGCAGCGCAAGGAGCCGCGCGAGATGCAACTGCACTGGGACGGCAACAACACCACCGTCGAGGAGCGCAACAAGAGCGCGGCCTTCGGCACCGGCACGACGCCGCCGACGATCGACCTGGCGCGCATCCGTCGCGTCGAGGACTGGCTCCTGGACGCCAGACCGCCCGCCTTCGACCGATTCTTCGCCATCGACCGGCAACTCGCGGCGCGCGGCGCACCGCTCTACAAGCAGTACTGCGCTGCTTGCCACGGGGCTTCTGGCAGCGACTTCAGCGGCGAGTACGTCGGCCGGGTCGTGCCGCTGGCCGAGATCGGCACCGACCGTCGACGCCTCGATTCCTACACCTATACCCTCGCCGTCAACCAGGCGACGCTCTACGCCGGTTATCCGTGGCGCTTCACGCATTTCCAGAAAACGCACGGCTACGCCAACATGCCGCTCGACGGACTGTGGCTGCGGGCGCCGTACCTGCACAACGGATCGGTCCCGAGCCTCCGCGACCTGCTCGAGCCGGCGGCGCAGCGTCCGCCGGTCTTCCACCGCGGCAACGACGTCTACGATCCGGTACGGGTTGGCTTCGTCTCCGACCAGTCGCAGGTCGACGGGCGGCCGCTGTTCCGCTTCGACACCCGACTGCCGGGCAACGCCAACAGCGGCCACGAAGGGCGGGCCTACGGCACCGAACTGCCGGCCGCGGACAAGGCGGCGCTGGTCGAGTTCCTGAAAACCTTCTGA